The Sphingobium aromaticiconvertens genome has a segment encoding these proteins:
- a CDS encoding antitoxin Xre-like helix-turn-helix domain-containing protein gives MVANQRAIEPIVGENTHCPSRFAPSHSDNMISRFGSTSSAGAWNSLLQKSLTIAPHDAYISIRRSDMASKAARAAVPVVHAGLQTFSGEGDRHRLTGTAVKAVLRLISAWGGSNAEGATLLGVSESTWDRMKSGKWDGVLSQDQMTRASALIGVFKGLHLLFADDMADRWPRLVNRGPIFDRRAPIHAMMEGGIPRMLETRQYIDALRGGL, from the coding sequence GTGGTCGCCAACCAGCGGGCCATCGAGCCGATTGTCGGCGAAAATACCCACTGCCCTTCCCGCTTCGCCCCGAGCCACTCGGATAACATGATCTCGCGCTTTGGGAGCACATCTTCGGCAGGTGCTTGGAACAGCCTGTTGCAGAAATCTTTGACAATCGCACCACATGATGCGTATATAAGCATCAGGAGAAGCGACATGGCAAGTAAAGCAGCAAGGGCAGCCGTGCCGGTAGTACATGCCGGGTTGCAGACATTTTCGGGCGAAGGGGATCGTCACCGGTTAACGGGAACGGCCGTGAAAGCTGTATTGCGCTTGATCAGTGCCTGGGGTGGCAGCAATGCCGAAGGCGCAACGCTTCTGGGCGTTTCTGAAAGCACATGGGATCGAATGAAGTCCGGTAAATGGGATGGTGTGTTGAGCCAGGACCAGATGACACGGGCTTCCGCGCTTATCGGTGTGTTCAAAGGTCTGCATCTGCTTTTCGCCGATGACATGGCGGATCGTTGGCCCAGACTCGTCAATCGTGGACCAATCTTCGACCGCCGTGCGCCCATTCATGCGATGATGGAAGGCGGCATTCCCCGCATGCTCGAAACGCGCCAATATATCGACGCGCTGCGTGGCGGTCTCTGA
- a CDS encoding 5'-methylthioadenosine/S-adenosylhomocysteine nucleosidase (Enables the cleavage of the glycosidic bond in both 5'-methylthioadenosine and S-adenosylhomocysteine): MAGCEVIGGKRVLFVMAVGAEYGMHLQKRFRPLMTGVGPIEAALHTGIALADLGRTGDLPDLVVSLGSAGSRICALGHVYQIRSVSWRDMDASALGFPKGVTPFIDHPIELPLLTPLALETARLSTGANIVSGDAYAAIDADMVDMETFAVARACEKFDIPLMGLRGVSDGPGELNAIVEWTELLSLLDDRLATAVDMLVEALSSRALPAHDLSSSAKIENSDPRSGPSR, translated from the coding sequence ATGGCAGGCTGTGAAGTCATTGGTGGAAAGCGCGTGCTATTCGTTATGGCCGTGGGCGCGGAATACGGCATGCATCTGCAAAAGCGCTTCAGGCCGTTGATGACGGGCGTTGGCCCAATTGAAGCTGCGCTCCACACAGGCATCGCCCTTGCCGATCTGGGTCGGACAGGTGATCTGCCAGACTTGGTGGTCTCTTTAGGATCGGCAGGATCCCGGATTTGCGCATTAGGGCATGTTTACCAGATTCGCTCCGTGTCCTGGCGCGACATGGACGCTTCAGCGCTTGGCTTCCCCAAGGGCGTGACCCCATTTATCGATCACCCGATAGAGCTGCCACTTTTGACGCCGCTCGCTCTGGAAACGGCTCGCCTTTCAACAGGAGCCAATATCGTCTCGGGCGACGCCTATGCCGCTATCGACGCTGACATGGTGGATATGGAAACATTTGCCGTGGCCCGCGCATGCGAAAAGTTTGACATTCCACTCATGGGATTGCGAGGGGTTTCCGACGGTCCCGGAGAACTCAATGCCATTGTGGAATGGACCGAACTTCTTTCCCTGCTGGACGATCGGCTCGCAACAGCCGTGGATATGTTGGTAGAAGCGCTATCGTCGCGGGCTTTACCCGCACACGACCTTTCTTCGTCAGCCAAGATAGAAAATTCTGATCCTAGAAGTGGCCCAAGTCGCTGA
- a CDS encoding RES family NAD+ phosphorylase has protein sequence MAPLADSPEELDLIAEIEAATSSRRIAEDRGLSALSVDELVHGVPHAHFINASFAYAKPRSPMRFNPAERGAWYAALAVDTCIAEVGHHLTQALIDVDDFNAVVEYGEMLASMSGVFVDLRAIHDHPSLHPDPATGYAAGNAVAALARAQGHNGIIYPSVRHSGGICIAALWPNVVQSVVQGAMYRLTWTGTPNFAVEAL, from the coding sequence TTGGCGCCACTGGCAGATTCTCCGGAAGAACTGGACCTGATCGCTGAAATTGAAGCCGCTACAAGCAGCAGGCGGATCGCTGAGGATCGCGGCCTCAGCGCGCTCTCGGTCGACGAACTCGTGCATGGCGTGCCACATGCCCATTTCATTAATGCGAGTTTTGCCTACGCCAAGCCGCGCTCGCCAATGCGGTTCAATCCGGCCGAACGCGGTGCATGGTATGCGGCGCTCGCTGTAGATACGTGCATTGCCGAAGTGGGGCATCATTTGACCCAGGCACTGATCGATGTCGACGACTTCAACGCCGTCGTCGAATATGGCGAAATGCTTGCGAGCATGTCGGGAGTCTTTGTCGACCTGCGCGCGATTCACGACCATCCCAGCCTTCATCCCGACCCGGCAACGGGCTATGCCGCTGGCAACGCCGTTGCCGCTTTGGCGCGCGCCCAAGGCCATAATGGCATCATCTATCCTTCGGTACGCCATTCCGGAGGGATTTGCATTGCCGCCCTCTGGCCCAATGTCGTTCAGTCTGTCGTACAGGGCGCGATGTATCGCCTGACCTGGACCGGGACGCCAAATTTTGCGGTCGAAGCTCTTTAG
- a CDS encoding IS5 family transposase (programmed frameshift): protein MDVPFLLSEAQMRRIEPYFPLSHGVPRVDDRRIVSGIIYVIKHGLMWRDAPKEYGPHKTIYNRFIRWSRLGVFNKIFAGLAAKGGKPDQLMIDATHLKAHRTAASLLKKGMFPRRIGRTKGGLNSKLHAVCDGKGRPLIMLLSEGQMSDYKGAALMIDAFPKAKVLLGDKGYDADWFRAALADRKITACIPSKGNRKVPIPHDTALYRQRHKVENMFGRIKDWRRIHTRYDRCAHTFMSAICIAATVIFWINQ, encoded by the exons ATGGATGTTCCGTTTCTGCTGAGTGAGGCGCAGATGCGCCGGATCGAGCCGTATTTTCCCTTGTCTCATGGGGTGCCAAGAGTGGATGATCGGCGGATAGTGTCTGGGATCATTTACGTCATCAAGCACGGGCTGATGTGGCGCGACGCGCCCAAGGAGTATGGCCCACACAAGACGATCTACAATCGTTTCATCCGCTGGAGCAGGCTCGGCGTGTTCAACAAAATCTTCGCTGGCTTGGCAGCAAAGGGCGGCAAGCCCGACCAGTTGATGATCGATGCAACCCACCTGAAAGCACACCGGACGGCGGCAAGCCTGCTTAAAAAGGGGATGT TTCCCCGACGTATCGGACGCACCAAAGGCGGCCTGAACTCCAAGCTACATGCCGTATGCGATGGCAAAGGCCGACCGCTCATCATGCTGCTCAGTGAAGGGCAGATGAGCGATTATAAGGGCGCTGCACTGATGATCGATGCCTTCCCGAAGGCAAAGGTCCTGCTGGGCGACAAGGGCTATGACGCCGACTGGTTCCGCGCGGCACTGGCCGACCGCAAGATCACGGCCTGCATCCCGTCAAAGGGGAACCGGAAAGTGCCCATTCCACACGACACGGCGCTCTATAGACAGCGGCACAAAGTCGAGAATATGTTCGGCAGGATCAAGGACTGGCGGCGCATCCACACGCGCTACGATCGTTGCGCCCATACCTTCATGTCCGCCATCTGCATCGCCGCGACCGTTATATTCTGGATCAATCAATGA